In a genomic window of Desulfobacterales bacterium:
- the dnaK gene encoding molecular chaperone DnaK — protein sequence MGKIIGIDLGTTNSCVAIMEGGDAKIITNPEGGRTTPSMVAVSDKGERLVGQIAKRQAITNPENTVFGVKRLIGRKYDSAEVQSDIKVLPYKIEKASNGDVRITLRGKQHSPAEISSFILANIKKAAEEYLGEKVTDAVITVPAYFSDSQRQATKDAGKIAGLNVLRIINEPTAASLAYGLDKKTDEKIVVFDLGGGTFDVSILEIGDGVFEVKSTNGDTHLGGEDFDLKLIEYLADEFIKDQGIDLRGDKMALQRLKEAAEKAKIELSASVETDVNLPFITADASGPKHLNIKVTRAKLESLVGELLDKLEQPCHTALKDAGLSAADINSVILVGGMTRVPAVQERVSKIFGKEPSKGVNPDEVVALGAAIQGGVLKGDVSDVLLLDVTPLSLGIETLGGVMTRLIEKNTTIPAKKSETFTTAEDNQPAVSVHVLQGEREMASDNKTLGRFELTGIAPAPRGTPQIEVSFDIDANGIVEVSAKDIATGKQQSIKITHSSGLSQEEIDRLVKDAELHADDDRRKKELADARNSANTLIYSTEKTLTDLGDKVDSGLKAEIQQTINSLKNEIEGDNSEEIKRLTEALSQASHKLAASMYQQASPEGQPQDAYAGGAQHTSGGPQPGGDNAAEEVVDAEYEEVK from the coding sequence ATGGGTAAAATAATTGGAATTGACCTGGGTACGACCAACTCATGTGTTGCCATTATGGAAGGCGGCGACGCAAAAATTATCACCAACCCTGAGGGCGGCCGCACAACACCTTCCATGGTGGCGGTGTCTGATAAAGGGGAACGCCTGGTTGGGCAGATTGCCAAAAGACAGGCGATCACCAATCCTGAAAATACTGTTTTTGGCGTCAAACGACTGATCGGCCGGAAATATGATTCTGCAGAAGTGCAAAGCGACATTAAGGTGCTGCCGTATAAAATTGAAAAGGCGTCCAACGGCGATGTTCGCATTACCTTGCGCGGCAAACAGCACAGCCCGGCAGAAATTTCATCTTTTATTCTGGCCAATATTAAAAAAGCCGCCGAAGAATACCTAGGTGAAAAAGTGACAGATGCGGTGATTACTGTTCCGGCTTATTTTAGCGACAGTCAACGGCAAGCCACCAAAGATGCCGGTAAAATAGCCGGGCTCAATGTTTTGCGCATCATTAATGAGCCCACTGCAGCATCCCTGGCTTATGGCTTGGATAAGAAGACCGATGAAAAAATTGTGGTGTTCGACTTGGGCGGCGGCACATTTGACGTCTCGATCCTTGAAATCGGCGATGGTGTTTTTGAAGTCAAATCCACCAATGGCGACACCCATTTAGGCGGTGAGGATTTCGACCTCAAATTAATCGAATACCTGGCCGATGAATTTATAAAGGACCAAGGCATTGATCTGAGGGGCGACAAAATGGCCCTGCAACGTTTAAAGGAAGCTGCCGAAAAAGCCAAAATTGAATTGTCCGCTTCCGTGGAAACAGATGTCAATTTGCCGTTTATCACTGCAGATGCCAGCGGTCCGAAACATTTGAACATAAAGGTCACCCGCGCCAAGCTTGAAAGCCTGGTCGGTGAGTTGCTGGACAAACTGGAGCAACCCTGTCATACGGCCCTCAAGGATGCCGGTCTTTCTGCTGCGGACATCAACTCGGTTATACTGGTGGGCGGGATGACCCGTGTGCCGGCTGTTCAGGAGCGCGTCAGTAAAATTTTTGGCAAAGAACCCAGCAAAGGAGTGAATCCGGACGAGGTGGTCGCCTTGGGAGCCGCCATTCAGGGCGGTGTTTTAAAAGGTGACGTATCCGATGTTCTGTTGCTGGATGTGACCCCGCTTTCTCTGGGTATCGAGACACTGGGGGGGGTGATGACTCGCTTAATCGAGAAAAATACGACCATCCCGGCCAAAAAGAGCGAAACCTTTACCACCGCAGAAGACAACCAGCCGGCGGTATCAGTTCACGTGCTGCAGGGAGAGCGAGAAATGGCTTCGGATAACAAAACTTTAGGACGCTTCGAGTTGACGGGTATTGCACCGGCACCCCGCGGCACACCCCAGATTGAAGTTTCCTTTGATATCGATGCCAATGGCATAGTGGAAGTATCTGCCAAGGACATAGCGACTGGCAAGCAGCAGTCGATTAAAATCACCCACTCTTCGGGACTATCCCAGGAGGAAATTGATCGGCTGGTAAAAGATGCCGAGCTGCATGCCGACGACGATCGACGGAAAAAAGAGCTGGCCGATGCACGCAATTCAGCCAACACGCTGATTTATTCCACTGAGAAGACCTTGACTGATTTGGGCGATAAAGTGGATAGCGGGCTGAAAGCCGAAATCCAGCAGACGATCAATAGTCTCAAAAATGAAATCGAAGGCGATAACAGCGAAGAAATCAAGCGCTTGACAGAGGCATTGAGCCAGGCTTCTCACAAGCTGGCCGCTTCAATGTATCAGCAGGCTTCACCGGAGGGACAACCCCAGGATGCGTATGCAGGCGGGGCGCAGCATACCTCAGGGGGGCCGCAACCTGGCGGCGACAATGCGGCTGAGGAAGTGGTGGATGCTGAGTATGAAGAAGTCAAATAG
- the mtgA gene encoding monofunctional biosynthetic peptidoglycan transglycosylase has protein sequence MKKTLKIIGIIILLVVVIGGFYFFLGLPDVSELKIKNPRSTALMVQRYREAKKEDATYRIRQKWIDLEAMPKLLRETVRVTEDASFYQHKGIDFAELKEAIKKNWQKGTYARGASTISQQLAKNLYLSTDKSIIRKIKELLITIRLEKDLSKDRIFELYLNVIEWGPGIFGVEVAAEHYFNKSVGQLTLEEIVRLVAVIPRPLKTNPTENSDWLKWKARWILDALRRYAYIDESQHQTTSARFQ, from the coding sequence ATGAAGAAAACCCTCAAAATAATTGGCATCATCATACTGCTGGTTGTGGTTATCGGCGGGTTTTATTTTTTCCTGGGCTTGCCCGATGTGAGCGAGTTAAAAATCAAAAACCCCAGATCGACGGCCTTGATGGTTCAGCGCTACCGGGAGGCGAAGAAAGAAGATGCGACTTACCGTATCCGTCAAAAATGGATTGATCTTGAAGCCATGCCAAAGCTGTTGCGTGAGACCGTCAGGGTAACCGAAGATGCCAGTTTTTACCAGCACAAGGGCATCGACTTTGCCGAACTGAAAGAAGCCATTAAAAAGAATTGGCAAAAAGGAACCTATGCGCGCGGCGCCAGCACTATTTCCCAGCAACTGGCCAAAAACCTGTATCTGTCCACTGACAAAAGCATCATTCGCAAAATCAAAGAACTATTGATCACCATCAGACTGGAAAAAGACCTCTCTAAAGATCGAATTTTCGAACTTTATCTCAATGTGATCGAATGGGGACCGGGGATATTCGGTGTGGAGGTGGCCGCAGAGCATTATTTTAACAAATCCGTTGGACAGTTAACCCTGGAGGAAATCGTCCGGTTGGTGGCCGTCATTCCACGACCGCTAAAAACAAACCCAACCGAAAACAGCGACTGGTTGAAATGGAAAGCCCGCTGGATTCTGGATGCCCTCAGACGCTACGCTTATATCGACGAAAGCCAACACCAGACCACCTCGGCCCGTTTTCAATGA
- a CDS encoding PaaI family thioesterase yields the protein MTLNDALRDDILKRIKKIPIVDFLKLEVVRLSEGSCEVKVPRRISYDGVFESFHGGLLMTVADSAACFAIFTRSGPHIPLTTTDMNIRFLAPCRSGVIAKARLIKFGKTMCPVAVELFDEDQRMVAVAQVNYMLLNV from the coding sequence ATGACGCTAAATGATGCCCTGCGCGACGACATTTTAAAGCGGATTAAGAAAATACCAATTGTTGACTTTCTTAAACTGGAAGTGGTTCGTCTGTCAGAAGGATCTTGTGAGGTGAAGGTTCCGCGCAGAATAAGCTATGACGGTGTTTTTGAATCCTTCCATGGCGGGCTCTTGATGACCGTTGCCGATAGTGCGGCCTGTTTTGCCATTTTTACTCGCAGCGGTCCTCATATACCCCTGACCACAACAGATATGAATATTCGTTTCTTGGCGCCCTGCCGCAGTGGTGTGATCGCCAAAGCCCGTTTGATTAAATTTGGCAAAACCATGTGCCCGGTTGCCGTAGAGCTGTTTGATGAAGACCAGCGGATGGTGGCCGTCGCCCAGGTGAACTATATGCTGCTGAACGTCTAA
- a CDS encoding TIGR02281 family clan AA aspartic protease, protein MDNETADLDNNIIDCPQCGVKNPIESDICYNCGVSLHEVPIVKKRRSWIPGFLFVLFVAGLIYFFYTDFNRSDAPLSKTQTAPTEKPIPKSEPEPLPEKASFVKAGQSSEAERINLPLGLLRIRDVVGNLLAELTVPVIGGGWVALPTRQTLGGYNWVLQVGSGAPQTIEGGIVNDEESISLWRIREDQAIDGPELYPWSADTPLTWMALRSPDPPERIEIGAVTYQGNYIKGAVSDDINDAGVFIQKGRVVGWTFGDAGTGAFLWAGEAGRSLNPNIRVDDYYRLSFANSREEEFLRALALGDEYSNLDRLDAFARAFRFDPKLSAEQTPDYLKPEAVISQLRLVLSRAVQEGDGTQALAYFDAEILAQAGDVPLIMDVVVLTAQNDGQEDAVDIVEIAIETLAPQNNQERAQLNDLHSGLYQSWLNELIESGDTQAGWQVYARGGEQRPQDLSIYLYGVKLALAENDWETAERLLAARDYPPALSTEVRSLQSLISELKGQESKIVIRFEPGTNQIPVTASINGEAAQDFIVDTGASMVTIPFSTVRALGIVISVRNPRRKIYTASGELFAPEVVLDSIALEGYEVNNVTALVMDLPNQPNVGLLGLNYLRRFRMDLNTDDGLLMLAPK, encoded by the coding sequence ATGGATAATGAAACAGCCGACCTCGATAACAATATTATCGACTGCCCGCAATGCGGCGTTAAAAACCCCATTGAGTCTGACATCTGTTACAATTGCGGTGTATCATTACACGAGGTCCCAATTGTAAAGAAACGCCGGTCGTGGATCCCCGGCTTTTTGTTTGTCCTGTTTGTTGCTGGCCTGATTTATTTTTTTTACACCGATTTTAACCGCAGCGATGCGCCCCTTTCAAAGACCCAAACCGCACCCACCGAAAAGCCCATACCCAAAAGCGAGCCAGAGCCGTTGCCCGAAAAAGCCTCCTTTGTCAAAGCAGGACAGTCCAGTGAGGCCGAACGGATAAATTTACCGCTCGGTTTGTTGCGCATCAGAGATGTCGTCGGTAATTTGCTAGCCGAGTTAACGGTACCGGTCATCGGTGGCGGTTGGGTAGCGTTGCCCACCCGTCAGACACTGGGCGGATATAACTGGGTTTTGCAGGTGGGCTCCGGTGCCCCGCAGACTATCGAAGGCGGCATCGTAAACGACGAGGAATCCATCAGTCTCTGGCGTATTCGCGAGGATCAAGCCATAGATGGACCCGAACTGTATCCCTGGTCGGCGGACACACCGTTGACCTGGATGGCACTCAGATCTCCGGACCCACCGGAACGAATTGAGATCGGTGCTGTCACATACCAGGGCAATTACATTAAAGGCGCTGTTTCAGACGACATAAATGATGCCGGCGTATTTATTCAAAAGGGCCGTGTGGTGGGCTGGACTTTTGGTGATGCTGGAACGGGCGCTTTTCTATGGGCCGGAGAAGCGGGGCGCAGCCTAAATCCCAATATCCGGGTCGATGACTATTACCGACTGAGCTTTGCCAACAGCCGAGAAGAAGAATTTTTAAGGGCATTGGCTTTAGGTGACGAATATTCGAACCTGGATCGTCTGGACGCATTTGCGCGAGCCTTTCGTTTTGATCCCAAACTTTCGGCTGAACAGACACCCGACTATTTGAAACCCGAAGCGGTCATCAGCCAGCTGCGCCTGGTGCTGTCGCGTGCGGTCCAAGAGGGTGACGGCACCCAGGCACTGGCCTATTTTGATGCCGAGATCCTTGCCCAAGCCGGTGATGTTCCTTTGATTATGGATGTGGTGGTTTTGACAGCGCAAAATGATGGCCAGGAAGACGCCGTCGATATAGTGGAAATCGCTATCGAAACGTTGGCACCCCAAAATAATCAGGAACGAGCGCAATTGAACGATCTGCACTCCGGGCTTTATCAAAGCTGGTTGAATGAGTTGATTGAGAGCGGCGATACCCAGGCAGGTTGGCAAGTATATGCTCGCGGCGGCGAGCAGCGACCTCAAGATCTCAGCATTTATTTGTACGGTGTCAAATTAGCGCTGGCAGAAAATGATTGGGAAACAGCCGAACGGCTGTTGGCGGCCAGAGATTATCCGCCGGCATTGAGCACTGAAGTCAGAAGCCTGCAATCGCTTATTTCTGAGCTTAAAGGCCAGGAGTCCAAAATTGTCATTCGTTTTGAACCCGGCACCAACCAGATACCGGTGACGGCCTCAATCAACGGGGAAGCCGCGCAAGACTTTATTGTTGATACGGGTGCATCGATGGTCACCATTCCTTTTTCAACCGTCAGAGCGCTTGGGATTGTCATTTCGGTGCGCAACCCGCGCCGCAAGATCTATACTGCCAGCGGCGAGCTTTTTGCGCCTGAAGTGGTCTTGGATTCGATTGCGCTAGAGGGATACGAAGTCAACAATGTAACAGCGCTGGTGATGGATCTGCCCAATCAGCCGAATGTGGGGCTGCTGGGGCTAAATTATTTGCGCCGTTTCAGAATGGATTTGAACACAGATGACGGCTTGCTGATGCTGGCGCCTAAGTAG
- a CDS encoding NfeD family protein, which produces MDLNLTDIPRSVYIRYILLNLPGLAAVILVLIIIRYWVDLSVWLSVGIVAFWIIKDVLLFPFVWRSYDSERPGRSRSMIGQRGVARERLAPSGYVQVHGELWRAKKMGEGPPIEAGQPVQIVRMEGLTLYVKGRDSVE; this is translated from the coding sequence ATGGATCTGAATTTAACGGACATACCGAGGTCGGTTTACATCCGATATATTCTGCTGAATTTACCGGGTTTGGCGGCCGTTATTCTGGTGTTGATAATTATTCGGTATTGGGTCGATCTTTCGGTATGGCTTTCGGTCGGTATTGTCGCTTTCTGGATTATCAAAGACGTCCTGTTGTTTCCCTTTGTCTGGCGTTCTTATGATTCGGAACGGCCCGGTCGATCGCGTTCGATGATCGGCCAGCGGGGTGTTGCCCGGGAGAGGCTGGCACCCTCTGGTTATGTGCAGGTTCACGGAGAACTCTGGCGGGCAAAAAAAATGGGCGAAGGTCCACCGATTGAAGCCGGGCAACCGGTGCAGATTGTCAGAATGGAAGGGCTGACCTTGTATGTCAAAGGGCGCGATTCGGTAGAATAG